ACCACAGTCAGTGGCAACAGGCCTTCACGCTCCTGATAGGCTTTCTATTGCCTATCGTAGATACCACTATCGTCTCGATCAATCGCATCCTTCGAGGACAATCACCCTTTATCGGGGGTAAGGACCACACGACACACAACCTGAGCTATTTGGGGTTGAGCGATAGCCAAGTGGCCTTGACATTCTCTGGAATATCGGTACTCAATCTGATCATCTGCTACATAATATTCCGTTTCATGGATACATGGAATTTGAATACCGGTCTGATCCTTTCGATCTATCCTCTTTCTATCTTCGTGGCCTTCTATGTGCTCTGCCGCAGACAGAGACATATTTACACGAACTGAAAATCCTTTTCAAAGCATGTCATTGCGCAATGTGTTGACCATTGTGTTCCTCCTTGTATGTGGAACAGGTCTCTTTTTCATCTTCAATTCATCCGTCTCAGAGGGCAAGGTCGATGCAGATAAGCAGTATCGCAATTACTTCAATGAACACTACAAGATATTTGCTGTCGACATACCGGACACATTCAGTTTTGCAGGTGAAAAGATGCCCCTACATGTGCATGATGTAAAGGAGCGATGGGACAGAGAACTGATGGTCAATACCTACTGGCAATCACAGTCCTTGCTCATGTTCAAACGTGCCAATCGATGGTTTCCGGTGATCGAACCCATACTGGCAGAAGAAGGGGTACCAGATGATTTCAAATATCTCTCGGTAGCAGAGAGTGGCTTGAGCAATGTGGTCTCACCGGCCAAAGCGGTTGGTTTCTGGCAGTTCTTGAAAGGCACTGCTCAAGAGTATGACCTGGAGGTCAGAGAAGGAGTCGATGAACGTTACAATGTGGAACTGGCCACACGTGCAGCCTGTGCTTATCTCAAAGAATGCAAAGAGAAGTATGGTTCATGGACTATGGCTGCCGCTGCATACAATTTCGGCCAACGAAATCTGGACAAACAACTGTCCAGACAAGAGGTCGACAATTACTACGACCTTCTGCTCAACGAAGAGACAGCCCGTTACATCTTCAGGGTGTCTGCCTATAAAGAGATCCTCTCTCATCCTGCCAAGTATGGATTCCACTTCAGGCCCAATGACCTTTATCGTCCATACCGCACTGAGACCGTCAAAGTGGATACCAGCATTACAGATATGGCAGCCTTTGCACGATCATTCGGCATCAACTATAAGAATCTCAAGATCCTCAATCCTTGGCTTAGGGACAATGTGCTCAGTAATCCAAGAGGAAAGGAATATCTCATCAAGATTCCCAGCGAGAATGAAGATGGATTCAGAAATGCGGAAGATTGATGGCCCACAAGCATGAGGTGATCGAACCGGAATACATCGAGGTCATCGGTGCTCGGGAGAATAACCTCCAGAACATCGATGTGCGCATTCCTCGTGACAAACTGGTGGTCATCACGGGTCTCAGCGGGAGCGGTAAGTCCAGTCTCGCCTTTGACACCCTCTATGCAGAAGGACAGCGTAGATATATCGAGACTTTTTCAGCCTATGCGCGTCAGTTCCTCGGTAATCTAGAGCGTCCCGAAGTCGACCAGATCACCGGATTGAGTCCGGTCATCTCTATCGAGCAGAAGACCATCAGTAGGCATCCGCGATCCACAGTGGGTACGATTACGGAGATCTACGATTTCCTGCGATTGCTCTATGCCCGAGCTTCTACGGCCTATTCATACAATACAGGTGAGAAGATGATCCGCTATACAGAGGATCAGATCACTGAATTGATCATCAAAGAGTACAAAGGAAAGAAGATCGCCTTGCTTTCTCCGTTGGTGAAAGGGAGGAAAGGACACTACCGTGAGCTGTTCGAGCAGATATTGAAATGGGGATTTCTCAGAGCAAGGATCGATGGCGAGATCCACGACCTTACTGACCGATATAAACTGGATAGGTACAAGATCCACGACATAGAGATAGTCATTGACCGACTCATCATGGAGGAGACCGATGAGAACCGTATCAAACAGTCGGTCAAAACCGCTCTGAAATACGGGAAAGGTATATTACAGGTCTTGGATATGGATAGCGAAGAGACCCGTTTCTTCTCCAAATTCCTCATGTGCCCGACTACGGGGATCTCATACTCCAATCCAGAACCCAATCTCTTCTCCTTCAATTCTCCTTATGGTGCATGTAGTAAGTGCAATGGCCTAGGCGAAGTGGCCAAGGTGGATAAAGTCAAAGTTATCCCAGATGCGAGAAAATCGATAAAGGCGGGAGGTATCGAACCCTTGGGCAAATACAAGGACAGCTGGATATTCCGTCAGGTCAAGGCCATACTCGAACAGTATGGATTCAAACTCACTACCGCCATCTCCGACCTGAGTGAAGATGTATTGGACAAGATCCTGTACGGGACCAATGAGAATCTCAAGGTAGAACGTACTGCAGGAGTGCATGACTACTCCATCAGTTTTGAAGGGGTGGTGAATTTCATCGAACGCCAAGCAGAGGATACCAGCAGTCGGACCTTGCATCGATGGGCCAATAGTTTCATGAACAAGGTCCCCTGCCCTACTTGCAACGGTGCAAGGCTGAAGAAAGAAGCACTCTATTTCAAATTGGGTGATAAGAACATCCACGATGTGGTGAGCATGGACATACGCCCCATGCTCCAGTGGTTCGACCAATTGGACAGCCAGCTATCAGAAAAGCAGAAAGTGATCGCCCGGGAGCCTCTCAAGGAGATCATCGCTCGGACCGGATTTCTCGTAGATGTGGGATTGGATTATCTCACCTTACAGCGCAGCGCCAAGACACTTTCGGGTGGAGAAGCCCAGCGCATCAGACTGGCCACACAGATAGGTAGTGAGCTGACCGGTGTGCTCTATATCCTGGATGAACCGAGCATCGGTCTCCATCAACGAGATAACCATAGATTGATCGACTCACTCAAGAAACTACGTGACTCGGGCAATTCGGTCATTGTGGTCGAACACGACAAGGATATCATGCTCGAAGCCGATCATCTCATCGATATCGGGCCAGGTGCAGGAAATAAAGGTGGGCGTATCGTAGGGCAAGGCAATTGGGACGAGTTCAATGGACAATCGATGACCTCGGCCTACTTGACGGGCAAAGAGACCATTCCGATTCCAGACAAGCGTATGAAAGGAAATGGAAAGAAGCTCACTCTCATAGGAGCCTCTGGACATAACCTTCAGGATATCGACCTCTCATTACCTTTGGGATGTTTTGTCTGTGTCACCGGGGTCTCTGGCTCAGGGAAGTCCTCTCTGATCAATCAGACGCTCTATCCCATCCTCAATAACTATTATTTCAAGGGAAACAAAGACCCCCTTCCCTATCAAAAGATAAAAGGACTCGATCACTTGGATAAGGTGATAGAGATCGATCAAGCTCCCATCGGTCGCACTCCCCGCTCAAACCCTGCTACTTACACGGATCTATTCGGTGAGATCCGCAAACTGTTCACCCAGACACCCGAGGCAAAGATCCGAGGGTATAAACCCGGTCGATTCTCTTTCAATACCTCTGGCGGCAGATGCGAGACCTGTAAAGGAGCAGGGAGCCGCACCATCGAGATGAATTTCCTTCCCGATGTACACGTTCAATGCGAGACCTGCAACGGTAGTCGATACAATCGAGAGACCCTGGAGGTCCGCTTCAAAAGCAAGAGTATCGCTGATGTACTGGATATGACGGTCAATGAGGCCTGCGTCTTTTTCAAAGACCATCCACGTATATTCCAGAAACTCATCACTCTGAAGAATGTTGGCCTGGGTTACATACATCTGGGTCAGTCTTCTACCACACTATCTGGTGGTGAAGCGCAACGCATCAAGCTCAGCAAGGAACTGTCAAAGAAGAGCACCGGAAGTACGCTCTATATCCTGGACGAACCTACAACAGGACTGCATTTCGAGGATATCAAACTTCTGCTCAAGGTGCTTCTCGAACTACGCGACCTGGGCAATACCATATTGGTGATAGAACATAATATGGACATTATCAAGATGGCCGATCACATTATCGATATGGGGCCTGAAGGAGGTCGAAATGGTGGAATGATCACCGCTGAAGGTACGCCCGAAGAACTCGCAAAAGAGGCTGAAAGCTACACGGCAGACTATCTTCGACTGGAATTGTGACGCCTTTATCTATAATTTAGCGCATTTGGTAGAGAAATCTACCCTAAACACAGAAACACACATGTCAGAGGACAGAATCGAAAAAGCGTTCAAGCGACAAGGTTGGAGTGACAACGAGATCATGACCAAGGATAGTTGGCAGATCTTCAAGATCATGTCCGAATTTGTTGAAGGATTCGAGCGTATGGGACGGATAGAACCATGTGTGACGATATTCGGATCAGCGCGTACCAAGTCTGATGACCCATATTACCAACAAGCCTCAGATATAGCTGAGCAACTGGTAAAGAATGGGTACGGGATAATCACCGGAGGAGGACCTGGTATCATGGAGGCCGGTAATCGAGGGGCCAAACAAGGAGGTGGGACCTCAGTGGGACTGAACATAGTTCTTCCTTTTGAGCAACACTCCAACCCCTATATCGACCCTGAGCGCATAATAGATTTCGATTACTTCTTTGTTAGAAAAGTCATGTTCATGAAGTATTCACAGGGTTTTGTAGTGATGCCTGGTGGATTTGGAACCATGGACGAACTCTTCGAAGCATTGACCTTGATACAGACCGAGAAGATCGCCAAGTTCCCCATTGTGCTCGTAGGAGTGGATTTCTGGGAACTGGGGGTCGAATGGATCAAAAAGATCTTGAGGGATAAGTATCATACCATCAGTCCTATCGACATGGATCTTTTCTGCTTAACCGATAGTACTGAGGAGGCCGTGGACCACATTGTGAAGTTCTACTCCAAGTACCTTCACAAACCCAACTTCTAATGAGAGTACTGATAATCAGCCTCGCTATTCTTATCTCATCATCTCTTTCAGCTCAAGAAGGTCTTCCCAGACCATTTCAAGAAGCCGATATCAATGGAGATGGATTCATTGCCATCCCTGAAGTACAACGGATGATAGATGGATTCTTCATCGGCACGCATGACCATGGCGTGATGTATATACATACACTCATAGACTTCTTCTTTGAGCAACCCTACAATGCTGAGGTCGAAGCCGAATAAGACATAAGAAGAGCGTATTACCTTTTCGCCTCTTGAAGGAATTATCCAACGAATTATAGAGACCTGGGCTGCATCTTTTTCCCATATCGATGAGTATCGATTGGAATTCATTGCTCTACGGTAAGTGTCGAGGATACTTGCCTACTGCATGTTGTAGGACCACTTGACTCCTTTATCGATCAAGTCGAAAAGCTCATCGTTGCCATCTTTGATCAATCGAGCAAAGCGGATATTGAGAGGCTCTATACGATCATATTCCGCTTCTAGGACGACCACACCGGTGCGATCCATGATTCCTTGCCTATCTGCTTCGGTGAATATGATAAGTTCGGTGTCCTGTATTGGTTTCAGGTCCTGATACTCTATCGGTATCAATTGTTGCCCCAGTGAATTCATCAATCCTGCCTTTCCATCCTCATGAATCACAGAGATGCCTTGTTCAAAAGGAGTCACACGATCGAACATGCCTTCCAGTTTCTCTCCATTCAGCCGTACGAATCCCCATTTATTCTTCTCTCTGAATGTGAGCACGGAATATCCATCATATTCCAAGTCATCATATGTGACAGCAAGAACCTCATTACCCTCTGCATCGATCAATCCCCATTTACCTTCATGATGAACGCGAGCATGACCATTGATGAATCGATAAGGCCTGAGATTTTCAGAAGAAATGGAATATCGAGGTGGAATCAATGTATCACCATTCTCGGAGAGATACCCTAGCATACCATCAGATGAGAAGGCGAGAATACCTTCGCTCGGAGCTCCCAATCTCTCGTAAATGATCGGTATGGTCAGCTTATATCCATGGGAATATAGACCGTGAAGCCCGTCTTTCTTCACCCGAGATAGCTCCCCTTGCCTATCCTCCACCCAATCATATAGAGCAGGTATGGTATATTTTCCAGCGGTATCGATAGCACCATAGAGCCCATCTACGCGTACTACAGCACTGCCATCATTGAAATCCGAGGCAAATTCAAAGGGTCTATTGAATTGAAGTTTCCCTCTCCAGTTCAGGAATCCGGACGTTCCGTTCCGCTCAAATGGTAGATATCCATAACTCGAGTTCCCTAACTCGTCATATTTGAAAGGAATCGCTACATCACCGAATCGGTCGATGGCTCCGAATTTCCCGTTCTTTTCTACGACCGCAAGACCTTCAGAGAAGATATAAGCATCATCATACTCCAATGGAATGATGACTTTCCCATTTTTGTTGATATAGCCACTCTTTCCATTCTTGGTGACTTTGGCCAGACCTTCATGGAAGTCCCCGATCTGATCATATGGTCGTCCATACGCCTGACCATCCACCCCGACCAGCACTCTAGAACTATCCTGTTTCATCACGAATCGCTTTCGGTCGAATAGATCGAGTATCTCCTCCAATTCCGCTTTGTACGGATTGCGGTTCATGGCTTTGATCATCCCAACCACCCGCTTCTTCGAATAATCTTGCAGTATGATCACATTCAATGCCTTCCAAGCATCATCTGTATGCTTATTCTCTGGAAAATCCAGTAGAAAATCCTTGTACGCTTTGAAAGTCCCTATTCTATCTACCCAATTGAAAATCGTATCGAAGGCCTGATCGGTAAATGGATTGGCCGGGAATTCCTTGACGAACTGTTTATATCCTTCCACATTTCCAGAAGACGTCTTGTCCTCAAAGAATCTCAGCGCATAGAGCGAGTCTGCCTGAGCCCTATGTTCTGAACCAGGAAAATCTATGATGAATTGTCTGTAGGATTCAAAGGTATCTGCTGCACGAGCACGCTCAAAGGCCCGTTCATTCCTCATCTCTACCACTTCTGGATATTTGGACGAGAACTTATAATTTGAAAGGAACGTACTGATCTGCTCATCTGTTGGATCCTCCATGAGATCCTCGTAAGCCCGCAATCCGATCCTACGTTTCAGATCCTTGATCGCGTTGCCATCGATCCCGACCTCCTTCAAGCGATCGATGTCTCTTGGAATAGCGAATTGATAGGCGCTATCAGCACTATTGCAGTGTCTCAAAGACAGATCGAGATCATAAAAGGGATTCTGCTTCTCGAAGTGAACCAGGCCTAGCCCGTAGTGGGCTCCTACAGGGTCTTTGAAAAGAATTTTACCGAATTGTTTCTTAGCTCCGTAGTAGTCCTTCTTTTCCAAAGCCTCCATACCTTTTTCCAGCCCACCGGCATACAGTGAAGTGGAAAATAGGAATCCAATGACCAATAAGGCCGGATATGTGTGTTTCAGTGTCAAGAGAATGTAGTCTATCGCACTGGAACTGTATACGATAAAATCGTGTCAGAGTTCCAATTGTGCGGGGCAATCATCGGAGGTCTTCCATGACCATCTGATATTCGTTGTCATCAGCAAAGAATTCGGCTCCCCTATCCAGCATCTCACGCGCCTCACCACGCTTTCCTTCTTGGTAGTATTCTTCTGCATAGGTCATGAGTCCATACTTGATCAAACGCTGTTGTTCATTGGCTAATCGCTCGATATCACCGAAGGTGGCCTCGAAGCTTTCCAAAGCCTCTTGGGTGCCGAGCATATCATTCAATTTCTTGAGCGTATAGGCATACATCAACCAACTGCCCGGACAATCGGGATCGAACTGGGTCATGTACTTGTAATAGCGTTTGGATTTTGAGAAATCCCCATCTTCGAGATAGCCCTCTGCAATCTCCATGCACTCTTCGCGGAGTTCTGAGATATAGTCCTTGTTGTCATAGACATATTGGGATTCCTTGTCTTTCTTTCTCCATTTGGCAGCGTATTTCAGTGCGTCACGGAATGCTTTGGGATAATCCTCCGCCATCTCCTCGTTTCTGGATATCTCGAAGTTGCCCATCGATATGAATAGATAGGGCATAGGCTCTTTCTTGGTATTATCGTTATCCGTCAACCGCTCGGCCTTTTTGATGAGTTTCTCATAGTCCTCATCGATGTAGAGCACCCAAAGGTCTTCGTACTCTTTCTCTTGAGCAGAGATCGAGGGTGAGACGTAGAGGAAAGCCAAAAGGAAAATTGTCAATAATCGCATGGTATTTCGTTTGTTCGCTAGCAAGGATATCAAATTCGATGCCTAAATTCATCGATCGTCTATAGGGGCTGAAGTTAACCTTTGATTTCTGATACGTGAGAATAGACATCATCACCATTTTCCCCGACCTTTTACACGGTCCTTTTCAAGAAAGCATTATCAAACGTGCTCATCAAAAAGGCTTGGCCGAGATCCACATCCATGACCTGAGAGCATTCAGTCAGGACAAACACCGTAGAGTGGATGACTATCCCTATGGAGGAGGAGCAGGCATGGTCATGACCATCGACCCGATCTACCGATGTATCCAATCGCTCCGATCGGAACGGGACTATGATGAAGTCATCTTCATGACGCCTGACGGGATCACATTGGACCAATCGTTGTGCAATACGCTATCCACACGTCAAAATCTCATCATCCTTTGCGGTCACTATAAAGGCATCGACCAGCGCATTCGCGATCATCTCATCACGATGGAGATATCCATTGGTGATTATGTCCTATCAGGAGGAGAACTAGCTGCAGCTGTGCTGTGCGATTCTGTTATCCGCCTGATACCAGGGGTCTTGGGAGATGAGACATCAGCTCTGAGCGATTCTTTTCAGGATGGGCTGTTGGCCCCTCCGGTCTACACCCGCCCTGAGAATTATGAAGGATGGGTCGTTCCAGAAGTACTACTCTCAGGGCATGAAGCGAGAATAGAGGAATGGAGGCATGAAAAGGCTGTGGAGCGGACCACCAATCGAAGACCGGACCTGATTGAAAATCTAAAGAACGATGATCATAGTCAACACTGAGACCATTGCAGGACATAAGATAGCGCAGACGCTCGGAATTGCACGTGGAAGCACCGTACGTACACGTAACATCGGTAGGGATTTCTTTGCCGGTCTGAAGAATATTGTAGGTGGCGAGATCGAAGAATACACCAAACTTCAAGCCCATTCCCGGGAACAGGCAATTCAGCGTATGATTTCCGATGCAGAGAAGATGGGAGCAGATGCCATTGTAAATGTCCGATTCTCTACCGCAACCGTGATGCAAGGTGCGGCTGAGATCCTCGCCTATGGAACTGCGGTGAAACTGAGGACATCCTGACCCTCTACCCTGTCCTAAAGAGTTTACTTTGCCGGTAGATGCGATCACCAGCGATCTTTTTCCATATCGGTCTAGGCAAAACAGGGACCACCTTCTTACAGTATAGGGCCTTTCCCAAGTTCAAAGGGATAGAATACATCCAGCGCACCCGCTATGCCCGGGCCAAAGAGATCATCAACGCATCATCTGCTCAGAAATTCTTCATCTCCTACGAATGCGACCAACAACTGGAACGGGTGGCGAAAGACTGGGCGAAGGACTATCCTCAGACTACGCCTATCATCGTTTTCAGAAGACATGATTCCTGGATCGCCTCTCAATTCAGGAGGTTTGTGAAGAACTGCCACGTCAGGCGATTTGACGAACTACTCGTTCCGGGAACGGATCAAGGCCTATTCAATGACCAAGACCTACAATACGGTGCAATGGTCCGAATGTTGGACCATCTCTTCGACAAAAAACCGATCGTATTGCTCTATGATGATCTGAGAAGAGACCCAGAGAAGTTCATCTCATTTCTAGCAGAATCCATGCAATGCACGATAGATATCGATGAGGTGGATTTTTCTCGAAAACACTCCTCCTATTCTGAGAAGCAATTGAAAGGACTGATGGCCACACAGCGCTATATCGATCTTCGTAAAAAGGTGGTATTAAAGAACAAGGTACTCGAGTTCTTTCGAAAAACAGCAGTCAACGGAACCCGATATCTGATCCTGTTCCTCGCTGGGCTGATGCCTGATTCATGGTTCACTGATGGTCCATTGGTCAAGGAGGAAGTCCTCCAAGCTGTCAGAGATCATTACCAAAAAGACTGGGAACACATCCTCTCCATTGCTCAAAGAGTTGATAATCCTGTTCTGATTGATCCTTAACTGTTTTCTTTGTAGCCGTTTTCGAAGAAATCAGTCGACCATGCCCTTGCAGAATTCTACCCCACAGTCTGATAATCAAGCCAGTGAACCAGCCTCTCAGAGCGACTGGGATTGGTTGGACTTCGACCTGATGGATGTGGCCGTTACCTATGGATTGCCATTGGCCAAAGCCTTGGCTGTCCTACTCATCGGACTTTGGATCATCAAGTTGATGACCAAGGTGATGAGAAGGTATATGTCTCGTAGTAAGCTGGATGATTCATTGCGATCATTCCTGATCAGCATCGTCAGTAATCTTCTCAAAGTACTACTCCTGATTTCAGTGCTCGGGATGCTCGGTGTGGAAATGACCTCATTCATCGCACTGCTCGGTGCGGCCGGCTTGGCTATAGGAATGGCTCTGAGCGGTACCCTACAGAACTTTGCTGGGGGTGTCATGCTGCTGATCTTCAAGCCTTTCACAGTGGGTGATCTGATCACTGCTCAAGGGCATACCGGGACGGTCAAGGAGATCCAGGTCTTTGTGACCATCCTTCTCTCACCGGATAATAAGACCATCCTTATCCCTAACGGTCCGCTTTCCAATGAGGACATCATCAATTTCACCAAGGAAGGATTGATAAGGGTCGATCTGACGATAGGAATCGGTTACGGAGAGGATATCAAACAGGCCCGTAAGGCCCTGATGGCCGTAATGGAGGCCCATGAATTGGTCCTCCGAGAGCCTGCACCCTTTGTAGGAGTCTCAGAATTGGGAGACAGCTCGGTCAATCTGGCCGTTAGACCTTATTGCAGACCAGAACATTATTGGGCTGTCTATTTCGACATCTATGAGCAAGGGAAAGAAGCCCTGGATGCTGCCGGAATAGAGATCCCTTTTCCACAATTGGATATACATCAGAAATGAACGAAGAGAAAAAGAACCCCGCACTGCGACCGATCATCGATGAGAAAGGGCGGAACGAAAGCCCCATGCTACCTGAGGAGATCAAGAATTTCCTTATAGATATCGATGGCACCATCACCGATGACATACCCAATGAAGAACCCGAACGCATGGTCACTTGTGAGCCCTATGAAGATGCGCTGGAGACATTGAATCGCTGGTATGATCAAGGACACATCATCACATTCTTCACTTCTCGAACCGAGGAGCACCGGGAGATCACGGAAGAGTGGTTGGACAGGCACGGCTTCAAATATCATGGCCTCCTCGTAGGCAAACCGCGCGGAGGAAACTATCACTGGGTAGATAATCATATGGTGCGCGCTACCCGTTTCACAGGGAATTTCACTGACTTGATCGTCAAAAGCAAAAAGATCGAAGTATTCGATAACGGTGACGAAGAGTAAACTCACCATTGAGCCTTGACGTCATCGAACGCTAATTGAAAACACATCTTATGATAGAGATCACACTTCCAGACGGATCCGTCCGACAGGTAGAATCAGGAACTACCCCCATGGACATCGCCCTGTCTATCAGCGAAGGGTTGGCGCGCAATGTTCTGGCCGCCAAGGTAGATGATGAAGTGGTGGATGCAGACAGCGCGATGGCAGCAGATGCAAGACTCCATCTCCTGACCTGGAATGATCTCGAAGGTAAAAGCACCTTTTGGCATTCTTCGGCACACCTGATGGCCGAGGCTATTCAGTCCTTTTATCCAAAGGCCAAGTTTGCCATCGGCCCGCCTATCGAGACCGGCTTCTACTACGATATCGATTTCAGGGATGAGACCCTTACTGAAGCCGACCTATCCAAGATCGAGAATAAAATGCTCGAACTCGCTCGACAGAAGAACTCCTATGAACGAAAAGAAGTCTCGAAGAGCGATGCTATAAAGTTCTATCAAGAGCAGGACAATCCATACAAACTCGAGCTGATCGAGGACCTCGAGGACGGAGAGATCACATTTTATACCCAAGGAGAATTCACCGACCTCTGCCGCGGACCACACATCCCCGATACCGGACGAATCAAGGCTATCAAACTCCTCAATATAGCTGGTGCTTATTGGAGAGGAGATGAGAAGAATAAGCAGATCACCCGGGTATATGGCGCCACCTTTCCAAAGAAAAGTGAACTCACAGAATATCTCCATCGACTGGAGGAAGCCAAAAAACGAGACCACCGAAAACTGGGGAAAGAACTGGGACTATTCACCTTTTCAGAGAATGTAGGTCAAGGCCTTCCTCTCTGGCTCCCAAAAGGCACTGCTCTCAGAGAGCGCTTGACAGACTTCTTGAAAAGAGCCCAGGACAAGATGGGCTATCAACAAGTGATCTCACCTCATATCGGGAACAAGAAGCTCTATATCACGTCCGGTCACTATGAGAAATATGGTGAGGATTCATTCCAGCCTATCAAGACACCCGTACAGGATGAGGAATTCTTCTTGAAGCCGATGAACTGTCCGCACCATTGTGAGATATTCAAGTCCGAGCCTCATTCATACAGGGACCTACCTGTGAGATTGGCAGAATTCGGAACGGTATATAGATATGAGCAGAGTGGTGAACTACACGGTCTGACCCGTGTACGAGGCTTCACGCAAGACGATGCCCACATCTTCTGCACCCGGGATCAGGTCAAAGATGAATTCAAGATGGTCATCGACCTGGTAATGATGGTGCTCGGAGCTCTGGATTTCACAGAATATACAGCGCAGATCTCACTGCGTGACAAGGAGGATAGAAGCAAGTACATAGGCAGCGATGAGAACTGGGAAATGGCAGAACAGGCCATCATAGAGGCCGCAGAAGAAAAAGGACTGGACACAGTGGTGGAGTATGGCGAAGCCGCTTTCTATGGACCCAAATTGGATTTCATGATCAAAGATGCCATCGGACGGAAGTGGCAGTTA
This genomic window from Flavobacteriales bacterium contains:
- the thrS gene encoding threonine--tRNA ligase, with product MIEITLPDGSVRQVESGTTPMDIALSISEGLARNVLAAKVDDEVVDADSAMAADARLHLLTWNDLEGKSTFWHSSAHLMAEAIQSFYPKAKFAIGPPIETGFYYDIDFRDETLTEADLSKIENKMLELARQKNSYERKEVSKSDAIKFYQEQDNPYKLELIEDLEDGEITFYTQGEFTDLCRGPHIPDTGRIKAIKLLNIAGAYWRGDEKNKQITRVYGATFPKKSELTEYLHRLEEAKKRDHRKLGKELGLFTFSENVGQGLPLWLPKGTALRERLTDFLKRAQDKMGYQQVISPHIGNKKLYITSGHYEKYGEDSFQPIKTPVQDEEFFLKPMNCPHHCEIFKSEPHSYRDLPVRLAEFGTVYRYEQSGELHGLTRVRGFTQDDAHIFCTRDQVKDEFKMVIDLVMMVLGALDFTEYTAQISLRDKEDRSKYIGSDENWEMAEQAIIEAAEEKGLDTVVEYGEAAFYGPKLDFMIKDAIGRKWQLGTIQVDYNLPERFELEYRGSDNEMHRPVMIHRAPFGSMERFVAVLTEHCAGEFPLWLNPEQVTILTISEKYNDHALALSRELNNCDIRASVDERNEKVGKKIREAELRKVPYMLIVGEKEAADGTVSVRRHGEGDKGTLSVEDFKSLIHNEVEKKLEEFTTQ